ATTGACAGATGCATTATCCATCTCGCCGCCATAAATTAAATTAACAGTGTCTTTAACATTCACCGGCAGGGCAAACTCACCAATTGATAGTGACAGTAAAGCCCGGTCAAATGCACCAGATCGCCTGGCGATATCTTCGTCGGAGTTCCTACCTGCGCGATTATCACGCATAGAGATGAATATAGAAATAAGTGCGATCAGTACGCCAGCGATCGCGATCCAGTCAGAGCGGTTGAGTCCTTTAAATAGATCGATTAACTTTTTCATACGGAATTGCCAGGGATTACGGGATTTGAAGGCAAATATACCGTTTATTATGATCTTGCCTCACTCATGGTTAGCCTTGGCTATTGCGAATCAATATTCCTTCACCTTTTCAATCAATTTTTCCAGCATGCTGATCACCAGCTGTTTGTCAGGTTCCTCGCCGTCATAAGATTTCGCGCGCATGGCACTCCAGGATGGATCAACCTTATTTGGGGTAGAGAGAAAAGGCACGATCGTTTTAAATACAAAGCTTAGCGAGCGGCCACTTAAAATATGAAGATCATACAGCCCGCGCAGGATTAATGCTATCTGATCTGATGATAATCCGACCATTATTTTAAACAGTTCGCCTGTAAACGACACACTTTTCTCGGTTTCTGACAATGGCACGAATCCTTGATTTCGAATGCGAAAATCGATTTCTACAGCCACCCAGTCCCTACAATAGTCACGCAGACTCGGATAGGCAGGATTGTATATGTAACCCTTTGCTTCCGGCATTTGCCCAAGATTTTTATATTCCCATTGCAGAAACTTCATCACCTCATCCTCACTTGGCGATTTTGCTATAATTTCTTCGATTCCATGAGTAAAATACGAAATGGCCGTTTTTGAGTTTAAGTTCCATTTGATCAAAAGTTCATGCAGCGGCGGACAGGAGGTCATAGGCTTATCCTGTCCGGACAATGCTTCTACATCACGCACTACATACATTACATAATTAAACTCATGCAAGGTAACAGGCTCATAGACATCTACTTTCCTGATAAAATCATCCAGCAACTCCCTGACGATATAAATAGGGTCATGTCCATGGCTTCCACCGCTCAGATTATGCACAATCATGTCCATTTTTGCCACAATCTCATCGCGGGCAGGCGCCAGCCTAGTAATAGGCACCAAGACTTCAGATGGTAAAGAGGTTTTATAATCGGTCTCTAACACCTGCAGCATGTGGCCTAATTTCAGCGAAACAAATTCGTAAAGATCGGCAACCGTCTCACTTACTGCTACCGTATCCCTGCTATGCCGGTACACTTTCCCCATCAATCCCACTAACTCATCGTAATGCTTTCTGATAAATTCTTTGTTTTCATCAGCCTCCCGCGCTTTGAAGTAGCGCTCCTTGATTTCACTTAGCGCCCACTGATTTTTAGCGACCAGCTCTTCTCTCAGTGCCTCTACCTGCGCATCGCCGAGCAATGCCAGATCGGCTTCCTGCGGATTGATTTGGTGATTAATTAACTGGTCATGCCAGTAGTATAAATAATTGCTCTTTTTCATGTAAACAATGGTTAGAACTGGTTAACAGTTAATAAGCATCATAGGAAAGGAAGAGCATTAACGTTAGATAGAGTAACGAAAAAAAATCCTGATCTGCTTTCAAGCAGGTCTAATATCGAAATAAATTTTTTAATTATTCAAATGCAATTGCGCTACCCTGGCTATTTTCAGCCCAATACCCTAAAAATCCGTTTACAGATGTAGGCGAACAAATTTCGCTAACGATAAAAACTATAAGCTAAATCGACGATTCAAAAATACGTGATAAACAAAATCCGACGAGCGAACAATTGTTCGTTTTTTCACCTCGCAGCACGCACCTCCCGGAGCGTCTTATCATGGATACCCAGGAAACTGGCTACATATTTCAGCGGCACCTGGCTGAGCAATTCCGGCGCTTGCTCAAGCAACACCTGGTAACGCTGCTGAGCGGTTAGATTGACCAGCTCAAGATGATCGATAACCCGCACGTGATAGTTTTCTATCAGCCTTCGGCCAACGTAGTTTACCGATCGAAACTGCTCATAAAGATGTTGCTGGTCGAACTTTTTAAGCATGACCACTTCAGCTGAAGTGAGCAACTCTACCGTCTCATCGCTCGGCAAACCAGTTATATAACTTTTAGGAGACATTGCCATGTCACCTTTTTGCATAAACCAGGTGGTTTGCTCCTTCCCAAAACGATACTTGTAGCTGCGGGCGATGCCGCTGTTTAAAAAAAGGATTTGATCACTCACTCGTCCGGCCTTCACCAGTTTGTGTTTGCGCGGAAATTGAACAATTTCAGCCTTTTGGTAAATCAGGTCGATCACTTCCTGTTCCAGTGGGGGTTGGGCATCCTGGATCAATACCCGGTTCATCGCTTGAATAAACATTTCGAGCATAACGATGGAATTTTTTGCGATTAATTAGGAGTTACTATGAGATTGATTATCTCCTACGCTGCATGCTAAATATAAAATTTTCCGGCGATTATGAATCACCGCGACTACATCGCGGCACCATCGATCGCGGCTACCTGCTTTCGGAAAAACGAGTGTGAAAATGCAGGGCATTTGCGGCCTGACAAAGGATTGTCGTGATTTTTCCGTATTTTTAGGATACCAATTTGCAAAAGACATAACGTGCAGCCCCGGCAATTAAGTGTAGTCACCCACGATAGCGCCCAAAATTCATGAGTATATTCAAAGGAAAAATTCTCCTGGCCGAAGATGATATCAAACAGGCGACCCTGCTGGCCGAGACATTGCTTGAACGCGGTTACGATACCACCACATATGATAATGGGCTGGAAGCTTTTTCCTGTTTTCAGCGAAATGCGGACAATATTGACCTTTGTCTCTTTGATGTCCGTATGCAGGGACTCGACGGACTGACGCTGACCTCCAGGATCAGAATACAAAACGAACGCGTCCCCATCCTTTTGATTTCCGCATTAACTTCAGAAAATGACGTCTGCAAAGGTCTAATGTGCGGCGCCAATGATTATGTGCGCAAACCACTGAACTTATTGGAAATAGAATTACGCATTGAGCTGTGGCTGCGCCGCACCAAAAAGCTCATCGCCGACACCCGCGATGTTATTGAACTGGCTGACTGGAAGCTTGATGCCAAACAGATGGCGCTCATCCCGCCAGGAAAAGCCAGGCCCATCTCGCTGAGCGACAGAAAGTTTGTACTAATGGAATACTTGGCTAGAAGGCAGAACAAATTCATTTCCCGCTCAGAGTTACTGCTTAGTATATGGGGAGTTGATGACTACTTCGCCGGAAGAAGCATGGACGTCTTCATTTCACATCTCAGAAAATATTTCAAGAACCAGCGCAAAGTAAATCTGAACTACGATCCCACCGAAGGGTACATGTTAAAAGTAAAAACCTAAGCTCGTCAAAATATCCTGAGCACCGGCTTTCCGGATAATATGAGTTAATTTTAAGCGCGTCACAGCGTACATACATGCCCGGAGAGATTTGTTTAACCTAAATATATTGTGACATGAGAAAAGTACTTCAATTTGCCCTTTGCGCTTTACTATTTTCCGCCTGCGCAACCACGCCATCCCTGAAACCCGAAGAGGCCCTGACGCTAATCAACCAAACTTACCATTATCCCGCGAAGTACGGCTACACGCTCTACCTGGATGATCCTGAACTGCACAGGCTGGTACAGCTGAATGGCCTGGATACTTCCGGCCTACTCAACATCGTACCTGAAGGCGAAGTCATACCCGAAGGCGCTCACCAGGTCAGCCTCACGGAGAAGGGTCGCTCCTACCTCATGGTAGACAGCAGCCTCCCAGAAGGCCAGCAGCGCGTGCACGCAGTTACCGCCTACATCGCCGAAACCGACCCAGAGAAAGCAATCGCTATTTTGGATGAGCCGAAGGCCGGCAGCATTGTCGCTCAGTACCAGGTCAGCTACCGCGACCA
This genomic interval from Chitinophaga horti contains the following:
- a CDS encoding Crp/Fnr family transcriptional regulator; translated protein: MLEMFIQAMNRVLIQDAQPPLEQEVIDLIYQKAEIVQFPRKHKLVKAGRVSDQILFLNSGIARSYKYRFGKEQTTWFMQKGDMAMSPKSYITGLPSDETVELLTSAEVVMLKKFDQQHLYEQFRSVNYVGRRLIENYHVRVIDHLELVNLTAQQRYQVLLEQAPELLSQVPLKYVASFLGIHDKTLREVRAAR
- a CDS encoding response regulator transcription factor, with translation MSIFKGKILLAEDDIKQATLLAETLLERGYDTTTYDNGLEAFSCFQRNADNIDLCLFDVRMQGLDGLTLTSRIRIQNERVPILLISALTSENDVCKGLMCGANDYVRKPLNLLEIELRIELWLRRTKKLIADTRDVIELADWKLDAKQMALIPPGKARPISLSDRKFVLMEYLARRQNKFISRSELLLSIWGVDDYFAGRSMDVFISHLRKYFKNQRKVNLNYDPTEGYMLKVKT